The following coding sequences are from one Buchnera aphidicola (Periphyllus testudinaceus) window:
- the gltX gene encoding glutamate--tRNA ligase, with product MVIKTRFAPSPTGELHFGNIRTALYSWLYARKNNGIFVLRIEDTDMFRSKNIFSKKIIKTLKWLKLNWDEGPYFQSTRIEHYKNIILMMLKKKIAYKCYCGKTKLNLIKEHQILKGEKPRYDGTCRNLNKNFTSLNKYVVRFKNPEYGKVFFNDSIRGKITFNNNELDDLIIQRENGIPTYNFCVVIDDMESNITHVIRGEDHINNTPRQINILNSLGSKIPSYAHLSMIVDSNRKVLSKRSDSAKVLEYKKFGYFPEAILNYIVRLGWSHKNKEIFSVKEMINLFNFNSITKSPSIFDKKKLLWLNKYYMNLKSEKKIKKIIFPFFYKNKIDFEINTKLNKILKTFSPHCSTVLELFNSIKFFYVKKNIKFNKEQIKIYLNKKSIYILEKLYNIFLKLIDWNEINILKSIKSLSLSLKVALKDVIIPIRISLIGKIHSLGINKILFFIGKKESLKRLKNFIKYLKIIFI from the coding sequence ATGGTTATAAAAACTCGATTTGCTCCAAGTCCTACTGGGGAATTACATTTTGGGAATATTAGAACGGCTTTGTATTCTTGGTTATATGCAAGAAAAAATAATGGGATATTTGTTTTAAGAATAGAAGATACGGATATGTTTCGTTCAAAAAATATTTTTTCTAAAAAAATTATAAAAACTTTAAAATGGTTAAAATTGAATTGGGATGAAGGTCCTTATTTTCAAAGCACAAGAATTGAACATTATAAAAATATTATTTTAATGATGTTAAAAAAAAAAATAGCATATAAATGTTATTGTGGAAAAACTAAATTAAATTTAATAAAAGAACATCAAATTCTTAAAGGAGAGAAACCAAGATATGATGGAACTTGCAGAAATTTAAATAAGAATTTTACTAGTTTGAATAAGTATGTTGTAAGATTTAAAAATCCAGAATATGGAAAAGTTTTTTTTAATGATTCTATTCGAGGAAAAATTACATTTAATAATAATGAATTAGATGATTTAATTATACAAAGAGAAAATGGAATACCAACTTATAATTTTTGTGTAGTTATTGATGATATGGAATCAAATATTACACATGTCATAAGAGGAGAAGATCATATTAATAATACTCCGCGTCAAATAAATATTTTAAATTCTTTAGGATCTAAAATTCCATCTTATGCACATTTATCTATGATTGTAGATAGTAATAGAAAAGTTCTTTCGAAAAGAAGTGATTCTGCTAAAGTTTTAGAATATAAAAAATTTGGTTATTTTCCAGAAGCTATTTTAAACTATATCGTTCGTTTAGGATGGTCACATAAAAATAAAGAAATTTTTAGTGTAAAAGAAATGATTAATTTATTTAATTTTAATTCAATTACTAAATCTCCTAGTATTTTTGATAAAAAAAAATTGCTTTGGTTAAATAAATATTATATGAATTTAAAAAGTGAAAAAAAAATTAAAAAAATTATTTTTCCTTTTTTTTATAAAAATAAAATAGATTTTGAAATTAATACTAAATTAAATAAAATTTTGAAAACTTTTTCTCCGCATTGTTCGACTGTTTTAGAATTGTTTAATTCTATAAAATTTTTTTATGTAAAAAAAAATATTAAATTTAATAAAGAACAAATAAAAATTTATTTAAATAAAAAAAGTATTTATATATTAGAAAAATTATATAATATTTTTTTAAAATTAATAGATTGGAATGAAATTAATATTTTAAAATCTATTAAGTCTTTATCTTTATCTCTTAAAGTTGCGTTAAAAGATGTTATTATTCCTATTAGGATTTCTTTAATCGGAAAAATACATTCTTTAGGAATTAATAAAATTTTATTTTTTATAGGGAAAAAAGAATCTTTAAAAAGATTAAAAAATTTTATAAAATATCTTAAGATAATTTTTATTTAA
- a CDS encoding flagellar hook-basal body complex protein FliE yields the protein MLINKYHYLSYIKNIYKKINFNKKNNNINNQFSQYMKKSLQKTNNIKNKKINFNNKINLNSSNNFVNKILFNLKKSKISIDVAIQIRNQILFSYHEIMNIQT from the coding sequence ATGCTTATAAATAAATATCATTACTTATCTTATATAAAAAATATTTATAAAAAAATAAATTTTAATAAAAAAAATAACAATATAAATAATCAATTTTCTCAATATATGAAAAAATCTTTACAAAAAACAAATAATATAAAAAATAAAAAAATTAATTTTAACAATAAAATAAATTTAAACTCTTCTAATAATTTTGTAAATAAAATACTCTTTAATTTAAAAAAATCTAAAATTTCCATAGACGTAGCAATACAAATAAGAAACCAAATACTTTTTTCATATCATGAAATAATGAATATACAAACATAA
- the fliF gene encoding flagellar basal-body MS-ring/collar protein FliF produces the protein MNFCKKNDLHIKKKILNKIFFMFTKNKKFFILFLFLLFIIFSSLLMWLYYPNYKNFCKILPVYNNINFKKITSSKELYRNFKNKKFIVDKKDDKCLLKSNNYNINFKNSLPGFELLDEEKFGISSFNEKINYQRALEGELSRTIEKLNFINSARVHIAFPNDSFFLNEKNYTSASVFLNVNSNNSLNFEIYNSIISLLSTSVSNLPKKNITIINQFGELLSGSTQNFKNQIQLNNLNYINNIEYRYKKKIEDVLSPIFGINNVIVQVTAQFNSNSKKKSHVLYNPNTKIKNTSLNFNSKIKNKNLINLFKNFPEKNVGNVFYNKNSKNLLNNKFYNNKINFILKKKNIIKNNILSYKDKKFKINKNVYDKFYPDFYNNKLNFKDIKNLSVSIIINYKKNSKGEYFPLNSNEISYVKKLTNEVINFSELRRSSVNVFNVKFMDIEPPIVKYIPIKKKETINRMLFLAPWFLLFFFSIFFITSFYSFKKLTKKFQNNSLSILSVLNQYLEKNEQKQLIKKNIKKNNNDAYERQISKNESIFFKDQLKNTKNNLKNDK, from the coding sequence ATGAATTTCTGTAAAAAAAATGATTTACATATAAAAAAAAAAATATTAAATAAAATTTTTTTTATGTTTACAAAAAATAAAAAATTTTTTATTTTATTTTTATTTTTATTATTTATTATTTTTTCTTCTTTATTAATGTGGTTATATTATCCAAATTATAAAAATTTTTGTAAAATTTTACCTGTATATAATAATATAAATTTTAAAAAAATAACTAGTTCAAAAGAATTATATAGAAATTTTAAGAATAAAAAATTTATTGTAGATAAAAAAGATGATAAATGTTTATTGAAATCAAATAATTATAATATTAATTTCAAAAATTCTCTTCCAGGATTTGAGTTATTAGATGAAGAAAAATTTGGAATAAGTTCTTTTAATGAAAAAATAAATTATCAGAGAGCATTAGAAGGAGAATTATCTCGAACTATAGAAAAATTAAATTTTATAAATAGCGCTAGAGTTCATATTGCTTTTCCAAATGATTCTTTTTTTTTAAATGAAAAAAATTACACATCTGCATCAGTTTTTTTAAATGTTAATTCAAATAATTCGTTAAATTTTGAAATTTATAATTCTATTATCAGTCTTTTATCAACTAGTGTTTCAAATTTACCAAAAAAAAATATTACGATAATTAATCAATTTGGAGAGTTATTAAGTGGATCCACTCAAAATTTTAAAAATCAAATTCAATTAAATAATTTAAATTATATTAATAATATTGAATATAGATATAAAAAAAAAATAGAGGATGTTTTATCTCCTATTTTTGGAATTAATAATGTTATTGTTCAAGTAACAGCTCAATTTAATTCGAATTCAAAAAAAAAATCACATGTATTATATAATCCAAATACAAAAATAAAAAATACATCTTTAAATTTTAATTCGAAAATTAAAAATAAGAATTTAATAAATTTATTTAAAAATTTTCCAGAAAAAAATGTTGGTAATGTTTTTTATAATAAAAATTCAAAAAATTTATTAAATAATAAATTTTATAATAATAAAATTAATTTTATATTAAAAAAAAAAAATATTATTAAAAATAATATATTATCTTATAAAGATAAAAAATTTAAAATAAATAAAAATGTTTATGATAAATTTTATCCTGATTTTTATAATAACAAATTGAATTTTAAAGATATAAAAAATTTATCTGTTTCAATTATAATAAATTATAAAAAAAATTCAAAGGGAGAATATTTTCCATTAAATTCTAATGAAATTTCATATGTTAAAAAATTAACAAATGAAGTTATTAATTTTTCTGAATTAAGAAGAAGTTCGGTTAATGTTTTTAATGTTAAATTTATGGATATAGAACCACCTATAGTTAAATATATTCCAATAAAAAAAAAAGAAACAATAAATAGAATGCTTTTTTTAGCTCCTTGGTTTTTATTATTTTTCTTTTCTATATTTTTTATAACTTCTTTTTATTCATTTAAAAAATTAACAAAAAAATTTCAAAATAATAGTTTAAGTATATTATCAGTGCTAAATCAATATCTTGAAAAAAATGAACAAAAACAATTAATTAAAAAAAATATTAAAAAAAATAATAATGATGCTTATGAAAGACAAATATCTAAAAATGAGTCTATATTTTTTAAAGATCAATTAAAAAATACAAAAAATAATCTGAAAAATGATAAATAA
- a CDS encoding flagellar biosynthetic protein FliO, whose amino-acid sequence MKTPVFQVDNLSFFDFISIDCCFYIIITLFAIFFINRYFYLKKNQNNSFVKILSTTYLESNKKIIVIDVKNVRLILGVTPRKIVNLYTFSKIKNKINKK is encoded by the coding sequence ATGAAAACTCCAGTTTTTCAAGTTGATAATCTTTCTTTTTTTGATTTTATAAGTATAGATTGTTGCTTTTATATTATTATTACTTTGTTTGCAATTTTTTTCATTAATAGATATTTTTATTTAAAAAAAAATCAAAATAATTCTTTTGTTAAAATACTTTCTACAACTTATCTTGAATCTAATAAAAAAATAATTGTTATAGATGTAAAAAATGTAAGATTAATTTTAGGTGTAACTCCAAGAAAAATAGTAAATTTATATACTTTTTCTAAA